The Maritimibacter sp. DP1N21-5 DNA window CGCGTTACCGGCGCAGTGCCTCCACCAACCGCACCTTGCGCGAAATTGCGGCCGACAAGGCGCCGGTCGCGGGCGGTCCCGACGGCAAGCGGCCCGCGTTCCGCAAGGTGCAACTCGCGACACTGGTCAACGACGCGCCGACGGGCAAAGACTGGTGGCACGAGGTCAAGTTCGACGGCTACCGGGCGCTCGTGGCGCTCGGCAGGGGCGGACCGCGTATCTTCACCCGCAATGGCCACGACTGGACGAGCCGGTTCGAAACGCTCCTGCCCGCTTTCGACACGCTGGACTGCCAATCTGCCCTCATCGACGGCGAGATCGTCGCGGGGGCCGGGCTGGCAGGGTTCTCCAACCTGCAAAAGGCGATCAAGGCCGGGGGGCCGTTTCGGTTCTATGCCTTCGACCTTCTGGTCCGCGACGGAGAGACGCTCACCGAGCGGCCGCTTTCCGAACGACGCGAGGCGCTCGAAGCGGTCTTTCGCGATGCCCCGCCGCTTGGGCTCGCCGAGTTGTCGCCGGTCATGACCTCCGATCCCGATGACACGCTCTCGACACTCTGCAAGGCCGGCGGCGAGGGCATCATCGCGAAACGTACGGACCTGCCCTATCGCGGCACACGCAGCCGGGGCTGGCTGAAGATCAAATGCGAACGGCGCGACGAATTCGTCGTGCTGGGCTGGCAGAAGAGCGACAAGCGCGGACGGCCCTTCGCCTCGCTGGCCCTCGGCGCCCATGACGGAGACGACCTCGTCTATGTCGGCAAGGTCGGCACCGGCTTCGACGAGGACACGATGGAGGAGCTGGCGGGCGCCATGTCGGGGCTCGAACGCAAGACGGCACCGGTTGAGGTCGAACCCGGCGAGGCCCGTGGCGTGACCTGGATCACGCCGAAACTGGTGGCCGATGTGCGCTATGCGGAAAAGACTTCGGACGGACGGCTGCGCCACGCCGTCTTCATCGCCTTGCGCGAGGACAAGCCCGCAAAGACCGTGAAGATCGAGGAGGACCGCATGCCGGAAGATCGTGTCGACATCGCCGGGATCGGCGTCAGCCATCCGGGCCGCACCGTCTATCCCGGGGCGAAGATCACGAAACGACAGGTTGCCGAGTATTACGAGGCCATGTCGGATCGCATCCTCGAAACCGCCGCGGACAGGCCGCTGTCGCTCGTCCGATTGCCCGAAGGTCTGGAAGGCGAAAGGTTCTTTCAGAAGCATGCCGGGAAGGGCTTTCCGGACGACATCAAAACCGTGACGATCAAGGAGAAAGACGGCGATACGACGGATTACATGTATGTCACCACCGCGAGCGGCCTTGTGGGGGCGGCGCAGATGGGGACGCTGGAATTCCACATCTGGGGCGCGCGGCGCGATGCGTTGGACAAGCCCGACCGCATGGTCTTCGACCTCGATCCGGACGAAGCGCTCGGGTTCTCCGAGGTGGCACGCGCCGCGGCCGATCTGCGCGACCTGCTTGCCGAGCTCGATCTGCCAAGCTGGCCCTTGGTCACCGGCGGCAAGGGGGTGCATGTGGTCGTGCCCCTGCGGCGCATCGCTGGCTGGGACACGGTGAAGCTATTCTCCCGCGTGCTCGCGACGCATCTGGCGGAGTGCCAGCCGGATCGATTTACAGCGTCGATGTCCAAGTCTCGCCGCGAAGGCCGGATCTTCATCGACTGGCTGCGCAATGAACGCGGATCGACGGCCATCGCGCCCTTCTCCCTGCGCGCCCGGCCCGGCGCGCCGGTGGCGACACCCGTGACCTGGTCCGAACTTGCGAACCTCACCTCCGCGAACGCTTTCGCAATGGAGGAGGCGCTCGAGCGGGACTGGTCGGATGCGGATGTGCCGGATGCGGTGGGACTTTCGGAGAAGCGGATCGAAAAGCTCGACCGGCTCGTGGGGCGCTAGGCCCCTCCGGCGGAAATCCGTCATCCACTTTCCCGGCTTTCGGCTTCCAAGGAACAGGAATGGAACTGGGTTGTTGGGTCTCGAACATATGAAGGAGACAGGAATGAAGACGTCATTCACCGTGAACGGCTCGCTCCACACGCTCGACCTCGATCCCCGGACCACGCTGCTGGATGCCCTGCGTGACTATCTGGATCTGACGGGAAGCAAGAAGGGCTGCGACCACGGGCAATGCGGTGCCTGCACGGTGCTCGTGGAGGGGCGCCGGATCAACGCCTGCCTCAGCCTTGCCGTGATGCACGAGGGCGACGAGATCACCACGGTGGAAGGTTTATCCAAGGATGGTCGCTCCCCTCTCCAGACCGCCTTCGTGCACCATGACGGCATGCAGTGCGGTTATTGCACGCCGGGTCAACTCTGCTCCGCGACGGCCGTCCTCACCGAGGTCGCCGAGGGTTGGCCGAGCCATGTCAGCGAGTCGCTCGAGGGCCCCGTCGCCCTGACGCGCGAGGAACTGGCCGAGCGAATGAGTGGCAATATCTGCCGTTGCTCCTGCTACCCCGGAATCAACGCCGCGATCCTCGAGGTGGCGGCCGAAGAGACCGAAATCGCGGAGGCCGCCGAATGAGAGCCTTCGACTTCAACCGCCCCGACGATCTGCCTTCGGCCCATGCCGCGGCACGCGACGGCGCGACATTCATTGCGGGCGGCACCAATCTCATCGACCTGATGAAGCTCGAGGTGATGGCCCCGGACAAGCTCGTCGACATTTCGCGCCTGGGACTCGATCGAATCACGCCGAGGGGCGAGAGCCTCCATGTTGGTGCCACTGTCACCAACGCCGACCTTGCCGCCGACATGCGCATCCGCCGAGATTATCCCGTGCTGTCGCGGGCGCTGCTGGCCGGCGCATCGGGGCAGTTGCGAAACAAGGCGACGACGGGGGGCAACCTGCTTCAAAGGACGCGGTGCCCCTACTTCTATGACACCGACACGCCCTGCAACAAACGCAGCCCCGGTGCCGGCTGTGCGGCCTTGGGTGGAGAGTTGCGCGATCATGCCATTCTGGGCACCTCCGAGCATTGCGTGGCGCTGCATCCCTCGGACATGGCGGTGGCGCTTCGTGCGCTGGGTGCCACGGTCGAGGTCGAGGACAGCGAAGGCAGCCGCCGCGAGGTCGCGCTCGACGACTTCTATCGGCTGCCCGGGGACCGACCCGACCGGGAAACGACACTGGCCCGCGGCGACCTGATCACCGGCGTGATCCTTCCGCCGCCAGCGGGCGGTCGCCAAAGCTATCGCAAGGTCCGCGACCGGGCCTCTTATGCCTTCGCACTGGTGTCGATCGCGGCCATCGTTCGGATGGAGAAGGGCAAGATCGGCCAAGCGGCGCTCGCCTTCGGCGGGATCGGCACCAGACCGTGGCGCGATCCGGATGTCGAAGCGCTCTTGGTGGGCGAGGCCCCGTCCGATGCGCTGTTCGACAAGGCCGGAACGGAACTCATGAAGAACGCCGTCCTGCGAGAGGGACTGGCCTTCAAGGATGTGCTCGTCAGGCGCCTGCTGACGGCGACACTGAGGGAGATGACACAATGAGCCTGGACCTGAAGATCGACGGACCGGACCGCGCGCACCGCGCCGACGGGCTGTCCCAAGGTGTGCTCGGCCATGCCGAAGATCGCCCCGACGGTTGGCTCAAGGTCGCGGGCACGGCCACCTATGCTGCCGAAGGGCATCTCGATGGACTTCTGCACGGCATGCTCGTCCGCGCGCCCGGGATCGGCGCCGTTTCGTTGCCGAACCTTGAGAAGGTGCGCGCGATGGAAGGGGTCCGGGCCGTGCTGCATGACGACCGCATGGTCCGCAACGCCGCGCAGGGCACGGCGAACGAGGCTCCGGTTCAGGGCGTCGAGCGGGCTGACTATGTCGGACAACCCGTCGCGCTGGTGGTCGCGGAGAGCTTTGAACAGGCGCGCCACGCGGCCCAGACGCTGGAGGTCGTCGTTGCTTCAGAGGACACGCCGCCCGTCCTGCCCGACGCGGTCGATCCCGAGACCCCGGACGACCACCAGACCGAGATGGGCGACCTCGACCGCGCGATGAAGGACGCCGCCGTCACGGTCGACGCCGTCTACACCACGCCCTCCCTGGTTTCGGCCGCGATGGAGCCGCATGCGGCGACGGCGCAATGGGACGGAGTGACCCTGACCCTGCGCGGCTCGCTCCAGATGCTGAAGTTCAACCGGAACGAACTTGCCGATACGGTCGGACTCGAGCCGGCTCAGGTGCGGCTCCTCGCTCCGTATGTCGGGGGCGGGTTCGGTTCCAAGCTTGGCATTTCTGCGGACTGCGTCGGCGCCGCGCTCGCCGCGATGGAACTCGGACAACCGGTGCGCGTGGTTCAACACCGCCGGCAGGTCTTCGAGGTCAACACACGCCGGTCGGAGACGCGCCAGCATATCCGGCTCGCCGCCGACGACGAGGGTCGCCTGACGGGGCTCGGTCACGAGGCGCTGGTCTCGCAACTGCCCGACGAAGAGTTTTCCGAGCCCGTCATCCAGGGCAGCCATTTCGCCTATGCCGCGGCGAACCGATCCCTCGGGCTGAAGATCGCCCGGGTTCACCGCGGCGCGGCCGGGTCGGTGCGCGCCCCGGGGGAGGCCGTCGGGGTCACCGCCTTCGAGGCGGCGATGGACGAGCTGGCCGTGGCCGCGAGGATCGACCCGCTCGACCTGCGCCTGCGCAACATCCCCGAATGCGACCCCGAAAGTGGCAAGCCCTTCTCCTCGCACCGACTGGAGAAGGTTCTGCGCGAAGGTGCCGAGGCCTTCGGCTGGTCTGCGCGCAACCCCATCCCCCGGTCGCAGCGGGAAGGCGAGTGGTGGATCGGAACCGGCATGGCAGCGGCCTTCCGCGTCAACTCGGTGATGGAGGCCGAAGCCCGTATCCGTCTGACCGGCGATGGCGCGGTGGTCGAGACGGACATGACCGACATCGGCACCGGCAGCTACGCCATTTTCGGCCAGATCGCCGCGGAATTGCTTGGCCTGCCCCTCGACAGGGTTGACGTCGAATTGGGCGACACGGATTTTCCCCCGGGGTCCGGCTCCGGCGGGTCCTTCGGCGCCGCGTCCACCGGCACGGCGGTCTGGCTCGCCGCGATGGATATCCGCCGTGAGCTTGCAGAAAGGCTCGATTGTCCCGAAGAGGATCTGACGCTGAAGGACGGGATCGCGACCGTTGCAAACCGGCGGGTTCCCGTCAAGGACCTTCTGGGCGACGAACCCCTCGCCGGGCAGGGTCACGTCGAACCGGGTGATGCGGCGGAAAAGGTCCGTCAGGCCACCTTTGGCGCCCATTTCGCCGAGGTCGCCGTCAGCGAGGTCACGGGCGAGGTCCGCGTGCGCCGGATGCTGGGCGCCTTCGCGGCAGGGCGCATCCTCAACCCCCGCACGGCCCGGTCGCAGTGCCATGGCGGGATGACCTGGGGCATCGGCATGGCCCTGACCGAGGAGCTGAGCCATGACCGGCGCGACGGGCACGCGGTGAACCGCGACTTTGCCGGCTATCACCTGCCGGTCAACGCGGATGTGCCGCCGCTCGAGGTTCATTTCGTCGAGGAACGGGACGACTGGGCAGGACCGATGCAGGCCAAGGGCATCGGAGAGCTGAGCATCTGTGGCGCGGGCGCCTCGATCCTCAATGCGATCCACAACGCCTGTGGCGCCCGCATCAGGGACTTTCCCGCGACGCCCGACCGAGTGCTCGCGGCATTGACGGCGTAGGGCGGGGGATGACAGCGCAGGACAAGCCTACCCACGCGATCAGCGATGTGCTCGACACGCTCGAGGCGTCGCTGGACGGTGACGAGGTGACGGTCGCCCATGTGGTCGACCAATTGGGCCGCGCGTCCTTCGCGTCGGTCATGCTCATGTTTTCGCTGATTTCGACCTCGCCGGCCAGCGCCATTCCGGGCGTTACGGCGGTCGTCGCGATGCTCGTCCTGCTTCTGATCGTGCAGATGATGATCGGGCGGGAGTCGGTCTGGTTGCCCAAACTGATTGCACACCGGAAGCTCGATGCGGAGAAGGTCGAGAAAGGGGTCAAGTGGCTTCGCAAGCCGGTCGGCTGGGTGGAACGTTTCCTGCGCCCCCGGCTCACTTTCCTGTTCCACCGGCCCTGGCTATGGCTCCCGATGATCCTCATCGCCTGCCTCACCCTCTTCATGCCCTTCATGGAAATCGTGCCCACCTCCGGCTCGATTGCCTCTGCGGTGATCGCCCTCTTCGCGGCGAGCCTTCTGACGCGGGACGGGCTTCTGGCCTGCCTGTCCTTTGCACTGCTCCTGCTGGTGCCGCTGACCATCTATTTCATCTGAGATGGACCCGGCCAACCGATCCTGCCTCCCGACAAAGTTGTCCTCGAACGGAACGGACCGGCGTCTGGGCTGTTGAGTCCTCACGGCGTCTTCACGCGCCGGCGAACACCTCGAGAACTCGACAGGAGGTCACATGTCCGACATCGCATCACCACCACGTCACGCCGCCGATCCCGGTCCGGCCTGGGGGGTCAGGCTCCTGGGATGGATCTGCGTCGCGTTCGGCGCAGTCATCCTCGCCGGCGGCGTCTGGCTCATTTCCCTTGGCGGAAGCTGGTATTACGGACTGGCCGGGCTTGGTCTTCTCGTCACCGGCATCTTGCTGAACCGGCACATGATCGGGGCCGTCTGGCTTTACCTTCTGGTCTGGGTCGGCACCCTCGTCTGGGCCTTCTGGGAGGTCGGGACGGATTGGTGGGCGCAGGTCCCGCGACTGGTCGCGCCCACGCTCATCCTTTTGCTGGTGCTTCTTTGCATCCCGGCCCTGCGCCGCCACAGCCCGAAATCATAACAGACAGGGAGGACCGACGATGACACGTCTTGTCCCGATCGCCGCCACGCTGCTTATCGCAGGACTGGTGCCGCTTCACGCTCAGGAGGGCGACACGGAGGAACCGACGGCTCCGGATCCAACGACCCAGGAACCCACGGAACCGGCCACGCAGGCGCCAACGACACCGGACACTGCAACCGAGCCCCCCTCCGAGACGGACCCCACCAGCGAGGCTGCGCAGGAGGCACCCGTCGAAGACGAGGCCCAGGCGCCAGCCGAAACCTCAGAAGACACGCCAGCATCCGACCAACGGGCCGCCCGGCCCCTGATGGACGTGGGCGCCGACTGGCCCTATTGGGGCGGCGACGCCCGGGCCACGCGCTATTCGCCCCTCGATCAGATCACGCCAGAGAATGTGGGCCAGTTGCAGGAGGTCTTCACCTACCACACCGGCGACCTGCCCGAAGGCACCGCGATGGGCAAGTATTCGCCCGAGGTCACCCCGCTCAAGCTGGGAGATGACCTTCTGATGTGTTCGGCCATGAACATCCTGATTTCGGTCGATGCCGCCTCCGGTGAAGAAAACTGGCGCTTCGATCCCGGCGTGCCGAACGAGGCCATCCCCTATGGCGCCAGCTGTCGGGGGGTCTCGGTCTATACCAACCCCGAGGCTGCAGAGGGCGATGTCTGCGCGACCCGCGTCATTCAGGGCACGCTGGACGCCAAGCTCGTCGCCGTGGACGCCGAAACCGGCGCGCCTTGCGCGGACTTCGGCGAGAACGGCACCGTGGACATGTGGCAGGACATCGGTGAACGCGTGCCCGGCTGGTATGCCGTGACGGCCCCGCCCGCCATCGTGCGCGGCGTCGTCGTCTCCGGCGCGCAGGTCAAGGATGGTCAGGCCGAAGACGCTCCCTCGGGTGTCGTGCGAGGCTTTGACGTTCTGACCGGCGAACTGGTCTGGGCCTGGGATCTGGCCGCGCCCGAACAGAACCGCAACGGCCCGCCCGAAGGCGAGGTCTATACCCGTGGCACGCCCAACATGTGGACGACGGCCGTCGCAGACGAGGAGCTCGGCTATGTCTACTTGCCGATGGGCAATTCTTCGGTGGACTACTACGGCTCGAACCGCAGCGAGGCCGAGAACGAATATGCCACCTCGCTTGTCGCACTCGACGCCACGACCGGCGAAGAGGTCTGGCATTTCCAGACCGTGCGCAACGACGTCTGGGACTACGACCTCGGCTCACAGGCGACGCTGCTTGACTACCAGGGCACGCCCGCAGTCCTGTTGCCCTCCAAACAGGGCGACCTCTACATCCTCGACCGCGAGACCGGGGAGCCGCTGACGCCTGTCGGCGAACTGAGTGACCTGCCGAAGGGCGAGATCGAGCCGGACTACATTTCCGACACCCAGCCAATCAGCGAGTGGCACACGCTGCGCAAGCCTGCCCTCGAGGAAAAGGACATGTGGGGCTTCACCCCGATCGACCAGCTCTGGTGCCGCATCCAGTATCACCGCGCCAACTACGACGGGTTCTACACGCCGCCATCGTCGGAAAAGCCGTGGATCCAGTATCCCGGCTACAACGGCGGGTCGGATTGGGGCTCGGTTGCCGTGGACACCGAACGCGGGATCATCGTCGCCAACTACAACGACGTTCCCAACTACAACCGGCTGGTGCCGCGCGACGAGGTGACGTCGAGACCGATCCACGAAATGGAAACCGGCGAGAGCGGTGGCGAGAACGCCGAAGGTGCTGCCGACCCGCAGGCCGGTGCGCCCTATGGCATCGCGGTCAACGCAGGCTGGCGCAATGACGTGACCGGCGTGCCCTGCACACGCCCGCCCTATGGGGGGATCCGGGCGATCGACCTCGAGACCGGCGAAACGCTTTGGGACCGTCCCCTTGGCACCGCACGGCGCAACGGACCTTTCGGGATCCCGTCGATGCTGCCCTTCGACATCGGCACGCCCAACAACGGCGGCTCGGTCGTGACGGCGAGCGGGCTGGTGTTCATCGCAGCCGCGACAGACAACCTGTTCCGCGCGATCGACATCGAGACCGGCGAGACCCTCTGGTCCACGGTCTTGCCCGGCGGGGGTCAGGCGAACCCGATCACATATGAAGTCGACGGTAGGCAATTCGTCATGGTCACCGCCATGGGGCACCACTTCATGGAGACCCCTGTGAACGACGCGGTGATCGGCTGGGCGCTGCCTGAGAACTGAACGCGATCCGAGAGTAACGGGGGCGGCCGGTGCGAGGCCGCCCCTCGCGCGACGGAAAGGAGAAATCGCATGGGCAAGGCTCCCCCCGACAGGACCCGTTCCGGTTCCATCGACAACCCGGACCAGCTTCGCGACGAGATCGACCGGGGCGGCACCGGCGACAAGGTGGCCTACCCCGACCCAGCCGCGGCGCCCCTCGGCACAGATGACGAGGCCGCAGGGCACCCGCCTGACCCCGAGCAGGTCCGGCGCGCCGCAGCCGTCGAAACGGCAAGGGACGAGTCCGAGGATCGACTGGCCGACACGCCCGAGGGGCGGGGCCATCACCGACGCGCCTGGGTCCTGCCGGTCGCAGCGGTCGCTCTGGCACTGATCGGCGTCGCAGCCCTGATCTTGTGAGGGACTGCCAGGCTGCCTCAGCCGTCGCAACTCCACCAGCCGCGATAGCCTGACGACGGACCGGGGTCGAAGGCGAAGGTCAACGTCGCGTCCGAGCGGAAATCCGGATCCTTGCGCGGCGTCACCGACAGCGTCAGCCCCTCCGTGATCCACTCTCCTTCCGCGCCTTCCAAAGACAAAAGCACGCCGCTCACCTTGGCGACGCCACGACCTTCTGCCGTGGTCCAGAGGATAGGGTCTGCCTCGGGCGACCGGCGGAACAGGCAATCGGTATCCTCCAGCACCCTGGCGGCTTCCTCTGTCGAGACAGGTTCGGGATCGAGCGGTGCAAGCCTCACGTTCTGGCGCGCGTCTTCCATCGTGCCGATCACGGCAGGGCCGTCCTGATAACCTTCTGCCACGACACGCCCAGCGGCAGTCTCGGCCACGAGATACCGCATTTCCGCGATTTCCTTGCGCTGCGCTGCCGCGATTTCCTGCGCCAGCCGCGCCACGCGCGCGTCCGTAATCGAGGCTCGTTCCGAGGTCATGATCGCGATGGAATGGTGCGGGATCATCGCCCGCATGTAGCTTGTCCCGGACACGGTCGCCTGGCTGCGCACAAGCCAGAGCGCGACGCCTGCGACCACCACCGCCCCGCCCAGAATTGCGAGGTTCGCAGTCCGGTTCGGATACATGCCCCACATCCAGAGCATCATCACGATCGCCATGACGCCGCCCATAAGGATGGCCATGTAGAGGCGCGTCTCGGAATAGAAGACATGCGGGAGGGAATAGGTGTTCAGATACATCAGGATCAGCATGACCACGGTCGAGGTCAGGATCATCAGGCCGAAGCGGACATAGGGCATTGGAGCCTCCGTTCGAGTTTCGGGGCGCACATGAAGGACGCGGTCCCAACGTCGCAAGACCAGGTTGGTTTCCTTGCCCAGCCGCGATTTCGGAGACCCGCTAGGGATCTGCGGCGGCGAAAAATGCGCTGACGGCCGCAATATCGGCATCGCTCAAGTCGCGTGCGGCGGCGGCCATAAGGTCGTCATGCGAATAGACACCGTCGCGCCAGAGCTCGAGTTGCGCCGCGAGATAGGCGCGCGACTGGCCAAAGAGGCGCGGCCCCTTCGCGGCCTCGCGGGCAGGTTCCCCACCATGGCAGGCAAGGCACGCCGGCACATCACGGGTGCCCAGCCGCGCAAGTTCCGCACCCGTCTCACGCTCTTCGGTCGAGGCAATGTCACCCAGATCCGGTCCCGCGCCAGCTCCGGCCGGCCCGCTCTGCGTCACGAAGGCCCGGGCAAGCTCGTCAAAGCGTGCCTGCGGCACGCGGCTTGCGGCCTGCGCCATGATGCCACTTGGCCGCAGTCCGGTCAGATAGGCGTCGAGCTGCGTTCCGATGTAAGCCTCGGACAAGATGTCGAGCCGGGGCACCGGGCCGCCGATCCGACCATGGCAGCTTTGACAATAGTCGAGACCGGCAAGGTCGGGCGATGGAATCTCCGGAGACGCCCCCTCCTGCACCGACACGAGATAGGCCACCACGGCCCAGACCTCGTCGCCCCTGTCCTGCACGGGCCAGGCGGGCATGCCACTCATCTTGACGCCATTCTCCACGATCCAGTGCAGTTCGTTCGGACGCCAATGCGCGACGGCCTCATCGATCGGGGGCGGCACGGGCACCATGGCGCGCACCGTCGCGCTGCGCGGCTGGCCCAGTGCGCCGTGGCAGTCGACACAGGCGGTGGCGTAATGTCCCGCGCCCAGCGCGATCAGGTCGGGGTCGTCCAGCGGCGGCACCTCGTCGGGCGCAGGGGCGCGCAGGCGCACCGAGTTGCGAAAGGTCGTGTGAAGCACCCAGGACACCCCCGGCAGATGTCCGACCTGCGCGGAGACGTTGTAAAGGCCGAAGCCCACGACCGCCGCCGCACCGGCGAGGCCCAGACCGGCCAGAACCGCGAGGGTCAGGAGAACCTTCCTCATGCGACCCCCCTGTCACGCAACGCCTGTCCGGTCAGCATCAGCCCCGCGACCAGATAGACAGGCGTCCCGATCGCCAGCATCAGCATGCCGCCGATCTGCTGACCGGAGAGATCCGGCGCCGTGCCGCAGAGCTCGGCATAGATGTCGCGCGGAGCGAGGACGAGGAGCGCGCCGAGAAGCGTCATGTGCATGGAGGTCAGAAGCAGTCCCCCTGCCCCGGCCAGCGGCTGATCCCGCCGGAGGCAGCCCGCCCAGACCAGAAGCCCGACCGCGAGAAAACTGGCCTGCTCCGCGAGCGTGCCAAGCTTGTCGAGCCGACCCAGCGCATGGGCGACAGGGAGATGCCAGGCCCAGACGACCACGAACTCGGCAAGCGCGGCGGCAAGCGGTGGCGGGGCGAAGCGCTCGGCCAATCGGGGCAGTCCGAGGACGATTAGCGGCGCGGCGACCGCGACCAGCACCATATGCTGCACCATATGAGCCGCGAAGACCGGCAGCATCGTGTCGAGCGGCAAGAGCCAAACGAGGGCCAGAAGCAGGAGGCCCGTGGCCAGAAAGACGGGTCTCATTGGCACCCCCCGATGAGCACGAGCGGCAATGATACGAAGACGACACCGATCCCCGAGATGATCGACAGCAGGAAGGCCGCGTGGCCCAGAAAGTGGTGCCGGTCCTCTGCCCGTCCGCCACGGTTCACGAAATCGCCCGTCTCCGACACGTTCCATCGCCGCCAGGCCGCACGACCGATCCAGAGGATACCTCCCAGCGCCGCGAGGCTGAAGACGAGAAGCCCGACGCGGACGGCCTCGATGTCCCAGCCCTTGGCGCAGGTCACGGCGACGAGGCCGTAGCAGGCGACGAAATGCGCAGCCCAGATCAGCGGGGCCAGTGTGATCCGGAAGAGGCTCGCCTTTTCCTCGGAAAACTCCCTCTGGTCCTCGCGTCGGGTGGGTTGGCGTTCCTCTTTCATAGCGCCCCCGGTGCCAGCCCCAAGACGGCGCAGCTGACCAGCGCCGAAATGGTGACGAAATGCCAGAAGAGCGAGACGTTCCAGATGTCCGCGTCGTAGCGCGGGGTCATCTTGCCGAAGAGCGATCCGGCCAGACAATAAAGCTGCATGATCACCCCTGCCCCGCTGTGCACCGCCGTCCAGATGGCGAGCGCCCAGAGGATGGCCGGGTAGACGTGGCTCGTGGGATCGGTGTCCAGAAC harbors:
- a CDS encoding xanthine dehydrogenase family protein molybdopterin-binding subunit gives rise to the protein MSLDLKIDGPDRAHRADGLSQGVLGHAEDRPDGWLKVAGTATYAAEGHLDGLLHGMLVRAPGIGAVSLPNLEKVRAMEGVRAVLHDDRMVRNAAQGTANEAPVQGVERADYVGQPVALVVAESFEQARHAAQTLEVVVASEDTPPVLPDAVDPETPDDHQTEMGDLDRAMKDAAVTVDAVYTTPSLVSAAMEPHAATAQWDGVTLTLRGSLQMLKFNRNELADTVGLEPAQVRLLAPYVGGGFGSKLGISADCVGAALAAMELGQPVRVVQHRRQVFEVNTRRSETRQHIRLAADDEGRLTGLGHEALVSQLPDEEFSEPVIQGSHFAYAAANRSLGLKIARVHRGAAGSVRAPGEAVGVTAFEAAMDELAVAARIDPLDLRLRNIPECDPESGKPFSSHRLEKVLREGAEAFGWSARNPIPRSQREGEWWIGTGMAAAFRVNSVMEAEARIRLTGDGAVVETDMTDIGTGSYAIFGQIAAELLGLPLDRVDVELGDTDFPPGSGSGGSFGAASTGTAVWLAAMDIRRELAERLDCPEEDLTLKDGIATVANRRVPVKDLLGDEPLAGQGHVEPGDAAEKVRQATFGAHFAEVAVSEVTGEVRVRRMLGAFAAGRILNPRTARSQCHGGMTWGIGMALTEELSHDRRDGHAVNRDFAGYHLPVNADVPPLEVHFVEERDDWAGPMQAKGIGELSICGAGASILNAIHNACGARIRDFPATPDRVLAALTA
- a CDS encoding exopolysaccharide biosynthesis protein, with product MTAQDKPTHAISDVLDTLEASLDGDEVTVAHVVDQLGRASFASVMLMFSLISTSPASAIPGVTAVVAMLVLLLIVQMMIGRESVWLPKLIAHRKLDAEKVEKGVKWLRKPVGWVERFLRPRLTFLFHRPWLWLPMILIACLTLFMPFMEIVPTSGSIASAVIALFAASLLTRDGLLACLSFALLLLVPLTIYFI
- a CDS encoding glucose dehydrogenase: MSDIASPPRHAADPGPAWGVRLLGWICVAFGAVILAGGVWLISLGGSWYYGLAGLGLLVTGILLNRHMIGAVWLYLLVWVGTLVWAFWEVGTDWWAQVPRLVAPTLILLLVLLCIPALRRHSPKS
- a CDS encoding xanthine dehydrogenase family protein subunit M, which encodes MRAFDFNRPDDLPSAHAAARDGATFIAGGTNLIDLMKLEVMAPDKLVDISRLGLDRITPRGESLHVGATVTNADLAADMRIRRDYPVLSRALLAGASGQLRNKATTGGNLLQRTRCPYFYDTDTPCNKRSPGAGCAALGGELRDHAILGTSEHCVALHPSDMAVALRALGATVEVEDSEGSRREVALDDFYRLPGDRPDRETTLARGDLITGVILPPPAGGRQSYRKVRDRASYAFALVSIAAIVRMEKGKIGQAALAFGGIGTRPWRDPDVEALLVGEAPSDALFDKAGTELMKNAVLREGLAFKDVLVRRLLTATLREMTQ
- the ligD gene encoding DNA ligase D gives rise to the protein MGRLDRYIEKRNFENTPEPQDADAGDALALRYSMQKHDATRTHFDLRLEWDGALLSWAVTRGPSLQPSEKRLAVRTEDHPLSYLGFEGTIPEGNYGAGTVMLFDIGHWQPVEPVAKGLKKGHLHFRLHGQRLTGGWHLVRMAGKKSGDKGRENWLMIKEEDEAAGRRDPVARYRRSASTNRTLREIAADKAPVAGGPDGKRPAFRKVQLATLVNDAPTGKDWWHEVKFDGYRALVALGRGGPRIFTRNGHDWTSRFETLLPAFDTLDCQSALIDGEIVAGAGLAGFSNLQKAIKAGGPFRFYAFDLLVRDGETLTERPLSERREALEAVFRDAPPLGLAELSPVMTSDPDDTLSTLCKAGGEGIIAKRTDLPYRGTRSRGWLKIKCERRDEFVVLGWQKSDKRGRPFASLALGAHDGDDLVYVGKVGTGFDEDTMEELAGAMSGLERKTAPVEVEPGEARGVTWITPKLVADVRYAEKTSDGRLRHAVFIALREDKPAKTVKIEEDRMPEDRVDIAGIGVSHPGRTVYPGAKITKRQVAEYYEAMSDRILETAADRPLSLVRLPEGLEGERFFQKHAGKGFPDDIKTVTIKEKDGDTTDYMYVTTASGLVGAAQMGTLEFHIWGARRDALDKPDRMVFDLDPDEALGFSEVARAAADLRDLLAELDLPSWPLVTGGKGVHVVVPLRRIAGWDTVKLFSRVLATHLAECQPDRFTASMSKSRREGRIFIDWLRNERGSTAIAPFSLRARPGAPVATPVTWSELANLTSANAFAMEEALERDWSDADVPDAVGLSEKRIEKLDRLVGR
- a CDS encoding 2Fe-2S iron-sulfur cluster-binding protein produces the protein MKTSFTVNGSLHTLDLDPRTTLLDALRDYLDLTGSKKGCDHGQCGACTVLVEGRRINACLSLAVMHEGDEITTVEGLSKDGRSPLQTAFVHHDGMQCGYCTPGQLCSATAVLTEVAEGWPSHVSESLEGPVALTREELAERMSGNICRCSCYPGINAAILEVAAEETEIAEAAE